A stretch of the Terriglobales bacterium genome encodes the following:
- a CDS encoding PspA/IM30 family protein yields the protein MALLERVTTLVRANLNDLVDRAENPEKMIKQVILDMQNQFMQVKTQVAIAIADLHLLEKKKKENLDKESEWMRKADLAVGKKDDALARAALERALSFKLMATNFDEQIADQKVQVDLLREALSKLEQKIAEAESKSELLIAQHRRSKAVGRAADASSAADSRDKTATFDRMKNKVMREEAINQAKAEVEGSGEIERKFAQMEKDEQIDKLLAEIKARKMLSA from the coding sequence ATGGCTTTATTGGAACGTGTAACCACGCTGGTTCGTGCCAATTTAAACGACCTCGTTGATCGGGCCGAGAATCCCGAAAAGATGATCAAACAGGTCATCCTTGATATGCAGAATCAGTTCATGCAGGTGAAGACGCAGGTGGCCATTGCCATCGCCGACCTTCACTTGCTCGAGAAGAAAAAGAAGGAGAACCTCGACAAGGAATCCGAATGGATGCGCAAAGCGGATCTCGCCGTTGGCAAGAAAGACGACGCGCTCGCCCGGGCCGCCCTCGAACGTGCTCTCTCGTTCAAGCTGATGGCCACGAACTTCGACGAGCAAATCGCCGATCAGAAAGTTCAGGTCGACCTTCTTCGCGAAGCCCTCAGCAAGCTTGAGCAGAAGATCGCTGAAGCCGAATCGAAGTCCGAGTTGCTGATCGCGCAGCACCGTCGTTCGAAGGCCGTGGGCCGTGCTGCCGACGCCAGTTCCGCCGCCGATTCTCGCGACAAGACCGCCACCTTCGATCGCATGAAGAACAAGGTCATGCGCGAAGAGGCCATCAACCAGGCCAAGGCGGAAGTCGAGGGCAGCGGCGAAATCGAGCGCAAGTTCGCCCAGATGGAAAAGGACGAACAGATCGACAAGCTGCTCGCCGAAATCAAGGCGCGAAAAATGTTGTCTGCGTAA
- a CDS encoding DUF4147 domain-containing protein, whose translation MSVDEKVATQMRDVARQIFTDTLNEISVDAAFEHHVAYDRGILRIGDDLYNLDSFTRLLAISIGKAAHTMAEALVKQLGSRVAGFIASSVNPPEHLAQFVYFRGGHPVPNEDSVRAATAIQSVLETLDQSSLVIYLLSGGGSAIVEKPLFTQISLADLAATYSALVNCGAPISEINAIRKHLSAVKGGRLALAAGAAQQVSIMISDVPDDQLDSLASGPTMPDRSTVTQCYQIVEKYRLLPQLPPAVRVVFEQKLLQETPKSTDAAFVRSRWWPILSSNIAAKSAAAFAATQGFAVEIDNTCDDWDYQKAADYLLAKVRKLRAGASKVCVVSAGEVTVKVTDTSGKGGRNQQFALYCAEKIAGENMTVLSAGTDGIDGNSDAAGAVVDGTTTSRASADKLSSAVRTFNATPLLTELGDAIVTGPTGNNVRDIRILLAY comes from the coding sequence ATGAGCGTGGACGAAAAAGTCGCAACCCAAATGCGCGACGTCGCCCGTCAGATCTTCACCGACACGCTCAACGAGATCAGCGTCGACGCCGCTTTCGAACATCACGTCGCCTACGACCGCGGTATCCTTCGTATCGGCGACGATCTCTACAACCTCGATTCCTTTACCCGCCTGCTGGCCATCTCCATCGGCAAGGCCGCGCACACCATGGCGGAAGCGCTGGTGAAGCAACTCGGCTCCCGCGTCGCAGGATTCATTGCCAGTTCCGTGAATCCTCCTGAGCACCTCGCTCAGTTCGTTTACTTTCGCGGCGGCCACCCGGTTCCGAACGAAGATTCCGTTCGCGCCGCGACCGCCATTCAGAGCGTGCTCGAAACGCTCGACCAATCGTCTCTCGTCATCTACCTGCTCAGCGGAGGCGGTTCCGCCATCGTCGAAAAGCCGCTATTTACGCAGATCTCCCTGGCCGACCTCGCCGCCACCTACAGTGCGCTGGTGAACTGCGGCGCTCCCATCAGCGAGATCAACGCCATTCGCAAGCATCTCTCCGCGGTCAAGGGAGGACGTCTTGCTCTCGCCGCCGGAGCCGCACAGCAAGTCTCGATCATGATCTCCGACGTCCCCGACGACCAGTTGGATTCGCTCGCCTCGGGCCCCACCATGCCCGACCGAAGCACCGTCACCCAGTGTTACCAGATCGTCGAGAAGTACCGATTGCTCCCGCAACTTCCGCCCGCGGTCAGGGTGGTGTTCGAGCAAAAGCTCCTGCAGGAAACTCCCAAGTCCACCGATGCCGCCTTCGTTCGTTCCCGCTGGTGGCCGATACTCTCCAGCAACATCGCCGCGAAAAGCGCAGCCGCGTTCGCCGCAACACAAGGCTTTGCCGTGGAAATAGACAACACCTGCGACGACTGGGATTACCAGAAAGCCGCCGACTATCTGCTCGCGAAAGTGCGCAAGCTCCGTGCAGGCGCCTCAAAGGTGTGTGTTGTCTCTGCCGGAGAAGTCACCGTCAAGGTCACGGACACATCAGGCAAGGGCGGACGCAACCAGCAGTTTGCGCTTTACTGCGCCGAGAAGATCGCTGGCGAAAACATGACCGTGCTCAGCGCCGGCACCGACGGTATCGACGGAAACAGCGACGCAGCAGGGGCAGTCGTCGATGGCACCACCACGTCGCGCGCATCAGCCGACAAGCTTTCATCGGCGGTCCGCACGTTTAACGCAACCCCCTTGCTCACGGAATTAGGCGATGCCATCGTCACTGGCCCCACCGGAAACAACGTCCGCGACATTCGCATCCTGCTCGCTTATTAA
- a CDS encoding DNA-formamidopyrimidine glycosylase family protein, whose amino-acid sequence MPEGDTIFRAARTLNKALAGKVVTRFETVLPHLERVHVDAPVTGRVVESVTSHGKWITMQFSGDLILLTHMLMSGSWHIYRPGERWHRRHDDMRIVIATESIEAIAFNVPIAEFHTTASLARRPGFNRLGQDVLAAEFDEQVASQQLRSAPDLEVGEALLRQSLLAGIGNVFKSEIAFACGVNPFRTVATLKPEEATWLVRTARKYLLANVSDTSNDKIVTYTGFRRTTGRANEEERLWVYGRAGQPCRKCGTPVRRLKQGPDARVTFWCPSCQR is encoded by the coding sequence GTGCCCGAAGGCGATACCATCTTCCGCGCCGCGCGGACTCTGAACAAGGCGCTGGCCGGCAAAGTCGTCACCCGCTTCGAAACGGTTCTGCCTCACCTTGAGCGGGTTCACGTTGACGCTCCCGTTACTGGACGGGTCGTCGAATCCGTCACGTCGCATGGCAAGTGGATCACCATGCAATTCTCGGGGGACCTGATTCTGCTCACTCACATGCTGATGAGCGGAAGCTGGCACATCTATCGTCCGGGGGAACGCTGGCACCGGCGGCACGACGATATGCGCATCGTTATTGCCACGGAGTCGATCGAGGCCATCGCTTTCAATGTTCCGATCGCCGAGTTTCACACGACGGCGAGTCTCGCTCGACGGCCAGGTTTCAACCGCCTTGGCCAGGACGTGCTCGCGGCCGAGTTCGACGAACAGGTGGCATCACAGCAACTTCGGAGCGCACCAGACCTCGAAGTCGGCGAGGCGCTGTTACGGCAGTCTTTGCTGGCGGGTATCGGCAACGTTTTCAAATCTGAGATTGCGTTTGCGTGCGGCGTGAATCCATTCCGGACGGTCGCGACGCTTAAGCCGGAGGAGGCGACGTGGCTGGTGCGAACCGCTCGAAAGTACCTTCTGGCAAATGTCAGCGATACCTCGAACGACAAGATCGTTACCTACACCGGGTTCCGTCGAACCACCGGGCGTGCTAACGAAGAAGAGCGCCTGTGGGTGTATGGCCGTGCCGGACAGCCGTGCCGCAAGTGCGGAACGCCAGTACGTCGGTTAAAACAAGGTCCGGACGCACGGGTGACGTTCTGGTGCCCGAGCTGCCAGCGGTGA
- a CDS encoding DUF4019 domain-containing protein gives MKRAVTIVLVVIALTAVLAAQDKQTQAAQKSAESWLAMVDSGSYDGSWDEAASIFKNAITKEQWKKAVTTARGPLGKLVSRKLKSAQFTTELPGAPDGKYVVIQYETSFENKKSAVETITPMLDKDGQWRVSGYFIR, from the coding sequence ATGAAAAGGGCAGTAACAATCGTTTTGGTAGTGATCGCCTTAACCGCAGTGCTTGCAGCGCAAGACAAGCAAACCCAGGCCGCGCAGAAGTCAGCCGAGAGCTGGCTCGCGATGGTCGACAGCGGCAGTTACGACGGCAGCTGGGACGAAGCGGCTTCGATCTTCAAGAACGCAATCACCAAGGAGCAATGGAAGAAGGCCGTCACCACCGCCCGCGGTCCTTTGGGCAAGCTGGTTTCACGCAAGCTGAAGTCGGCGCAGTTCACGACCGAGCTGCCTGGTGCTCCCGACGGCAAGTATGTGGTGATCCAGTACGAAACGTCGTTCGAGAACAAGAAGTCGGCCGTCGAGACCATCACTCCCATGCTCGACAAAGATGGGCAGTGGCGCGTTTCGGGGTATTTCATTCGCTGA
- a CDS encoding alpha/beta fold hydrolase codes for MAEPNASINSFFIEGPAGRLEALLNAGSPDAKYAALVCHPHPLYGGTMHNKVVYHAAKALNSFGFPVLRFNFRGAGLSEGEHAHGRGEIDDVRAALHWLTSKFNRPIVFAGFSFGASTGMRACCPDPDVKFLISLGTPVAAEGRVYAYKFLADCPKPKLFVSGDSDPYGPVSELQRVEHNAAPPKKLVIVPNAGHFFEGQLPVMRHTIEQWIRENVLPELKTA; via the coding sequence ATGGCGGAACCAAACGCAAGCATTAACTCCTTCTTCATCGAAGGGCCCGCTGGCCGGCTTGAAGCTCTCCTCAACGCCGGCTCGCCCGATGCGAAATATGCCGCGCTGGTGTGCCATCCCCACCCGCTCTATGGCGGCACCATGCACAACAAGGTTGTGTATCACGCGGCCAAGGCGCTTAATTCCTTCGGATTCCCGGTACTCCGCTTCAACTTTCGCGGTGCCGGTCTCAGCGAGGGCGAACACGCCCACGGCCGCGGCGAAATTGACGACGTTCGCGCCGCCCTTCACTGGCTCACATCCAAGTTCAATCGGCCCATCGTCTTCGCCGGATTTTCCTTCGGTGCCTCTACGGGTATGCGCGCCTGCTGTCCCGATCCCGACGTGAAGTTCCTCATCTCACTGGGAACACCCGTCGCTGCCGAAGGCCGCGTTTATGCTTACAAGTTCCTCGCGGACTGCCCCAAGCCCAAGCTATTCGTCAGCGGCGACTCCGACCCTTACGGCCCCGTCTCCGAGCTTCAACGAGTCGAGCACAACGCCGCGCCGCCGAAGAAACTCGTGATCGTTCCCAACGCAGGGCACTTCTTCGAAGGGCAGCTTCCTGTCATGCGTCACACCATCGAGCAATGGATTCGCGAAAACGTTCTGCCGGAGTTAAAAACCGCATGA
- a CDS encoding multidrug efflux SMR transporter, with protein MAWVFLCLAIILDVTGTVFLKISDGLSRLVPTVMMLLCYGVSFIPLALAARELPVSLAYAVWSALGTALVFAIGMLWFHEPANTMKVSGIALIIVGIVVLNLASRV; from the coding sequence ATGGCCTGGGTCTTTCTATGCCTTGCAATCATTCTTGACGTAACAGGAACTGTATTTCTGAAAATTTCGGATGGATTGTCACGATTGGTGCCAACCGTGATGATGTTGCTGTGTTATGGCGTGTCGTTTATACCGCTGGCGCTGGCGGCGAGGGAGTTGCCGGTGAGCCTGGCCTATGCGGTTTGGTCGGCGCTGGGCACCGCGCTGGTGTTCGCAATCGGCATGCTGTGGTTCCACGAGCCGGCGAACACGATGAAGGTTTCCGGCATTGCCCTGATCATCGTTGGGATTGTGGTGCTGAACCTGGCGTCGCGTGTTTGA
- a CDS encoding alpha/beta family hydrolase: MTVKDFPIEWSSGEPLLRGTLHLPDGEPSEALLLTHGAGANCESPLPVALATAFSNAGIAALRFNLPFRQLRPYGPPQRGSAERDQLGIRRAVEAVKQQLAGRVYLGGHSYGGRQSSIAAAADPNLADGLLLLSYPLHPPKQPAKLRTEHFPNLQIPVLFISGSRDEFATVEELSNAISLISSRTELMTIEGAGHSLLSKKNSTQLPAQIVDRFHQFESI; the protein is encoded by the coding sequence ATGACTGTGAAAGATTTTCCGATCGAATGGTCTTCAGGAGAGCCGCTCCTGCGCGGAACGCTGCACCTGCCCGACGGCGAGCCCAGCGAAGCGCTGCTCCTCACCCACGGTGCCGGAGCGAATTGCGAATCCCCTCTCCCTGTGGCGCTCGCCACGGCTTTCTCAAATGCTGGTATTGCGGCTCTTCGCTTCAACCTTCCGTTTCGGCAGCTCCGCCCGTATGGTCCGCCGCAGCGGGGAAGTGCCGAACGCGACCAGTTAGGGATTCGCCGCGCCGTCGAAGCCGTTAAGCAGCAACTTGCCGGACGTGTTTATCTCGGTGGACATTCGTACGGGGGAAGGCAGTCTTCTATTGCAGCGGCCGCCGATCCCAACCTCGCCGACGGACTTCTGCTGCTCTCCTATCCGCTGCATCCGCCGAAGCAGCCGGCAAAATTGCGAACGGAACATTTTCCCAACTTGCAGATCCCGGTGCTCTTCATCAGCGGTTCACGCGACGAATTCGCCACAGTCGAGGAATTATCGAATGCAATCAGCCTTATTTCGTCACGAACCGAACTGATGACCATCGAAGGCGCAGGCCATTCCTTGCTCTCAAAGAAGAACTCAACGCAACTGCCCGCACAAATCGTTGATAGATTCCACCAGTTCGAAAGCATCTAG
- a CDS encoding SPFH domain-containing protein — MNSIPMDVWIISGLIVLAFFLIFGVFARLYRKVGPNEALIVFGFRRTRIRKGHGTLVIPMLENCHELSLELMSFDVAPQQDLYTKQGVAVTVEAVAQIKVKSDDESILTAAEQFLTKTPPQREGLIRLVMEGHLRGIIGQLTVEEIVKQPEMVSDRMRSTCAEDMSKMGLEVISFTIKEVRDKNEYIANMGRPDVARIKRDADVAAAEAERDTAIKRALAQREAAVAKAQADQERVQAETASQAKQAEATRDLEVKKAQYLEITKRQQAQADKAYEIQTNVMQQQVVAEQVKVIQVEKLEQVKVQDAEIARREKELIATVLKQAEIERQRIETLAQAEKQRLLFEAEGHAASIQKQGEAEANIIFAKGEAEAKAMNVKAEAYQEYNQAAVIDKLITGLPEVVRALSAPLSQVDRITVVSTGNGNSAGVNKITGDIAQMAAQVPALFEALSGMNVHDLLSKVRTIGDKSPKPALDAAQNEEAKAASSSQ; from the coding sequence ATGAATTCCATACCTATGGATGTCTGGATTATCAGTGGCCTGATCGTCCTGGCGTTCTTTCTTATCTTCGGTGTGTTTGCGCGCTTGTATCGGAAGGTGGGTCCGAATGAAGCTCTGATCGTGTTCGGGTTCCGCAGGACGAGAATCCGCAAAGGCCACGGTACGCTGGTGATTCCCATGCTCGAAAACTGCCACGAGCTTTCGCTCGAATTGATGTCCTTCGACGTAGCGCCGCAGCAGGACCTTTACACCAAGCAGGGCGTCGCCGTAACGGTGGAAGCCGTGGCGCAGATCAAGGTCAAGTCCGATGACGAGTCGATCCTCACCGCTGCCGAGCAGTTCCTCACCAAAACGCCGCCGCAGCGCGAAGGCCTGATCCGCCTTGTGATGGAAGGCCACCTGCGTGGCATCATCGGCCAGCTCACGGTCGAAGAAATCGTGAAGCAGCCCGAAATGGTAAGCGATCGCATGCGTTCCACCTGCGCGGAAGACATGAGCAAGATGGGACTGGAAGTGATCTCGTTCACCATCAAGGAAGTCCGCGACAAGAATGAGTACATCGCGAACATGGGACGCCCTGACGTTGCTCGCATCAAGCGCGACGCTGACGTGGCCGCCGCCGAAGCCGAGCGCGACACCGCCATCAAGCGGGCGCTCGCACAGCGCGAAGCCGCCGTCGCGAAGGCGCAGGCCGACCAGGAACGCGTTCAGGCTGAAACCGCCTCCCAGGCTAAACAGGCGGAAGCCACGCGCGACCTCGAAGTCAAGAAAGCTCAGTACCTGGAGATCACCAAGCGTCAGCAGGCACAGGCCGACAAGGCTTACGAGATCCAGACCAACGTCATGCAGCAGCAGGTCGTTGCCGAGCAGGTGAAGGTCATACAGGTCGAGAAGCTCGAACAGGTGAAGGTGCAGGACGCCGAAATCGCTCGCCGCGAAAAGGAACTCATCGCCACCGTGCTGAAGCAGGCGGAGATCGAGCGCCAGCGCATCGAGACGCTCGCCCAGGCCGAGAAACAGCGCTTGCTCTTCGAAGCTGAGGGCCACGCCGCTTCCATCCAGAAACAGGGTGAAGCCGAAGCCAACATCATCTTTGCCAAGGGCGAGGCGGAAGCGAAGGCGATGAACGTGAAGGCCGAAGCGTACCAGGAGTACAACCAGGCCGCCGTCATCGACAAGCTGATTACCGGCTTGCCCGAGGTCGTGCGTGCTCTGTCGGCTCCGTTAAGCCAGGTGGATCGTATCACCGTGGTCTCCACCGGCAACGGCAACTCCGCGGGCGTGAACAAGATCACCGGCGACATCGCGCAGATGGCGGCCCAAGTCCCGGCACTGTTCGAGGCCCTGTCCGGCATGAACGTGCACGACTTGCTCTCGAAGGTCCGCACCATTGGTGACAAATCGCCCAAGCCGGCCCTCGATGCCGCGCAGAACGAAGAAGCAAAGGCTGCATCGAGCAGCCAGTAA